aatcttccccgGCATTGATCTTcattcttgggaagaatcttcccacacacagtcttctttcttgggaataatCTTCCCAGACACGGTTTTCTtccttgggaagaatcttccctgGCATtgatcttctttcttgggaagaatcttcctgGGCACGgtcgtcttctttcttgggaagaatcttcctgAGCACGgtcgtcttctttcttgggaagaatcttcctgAGCACGgtcgtcttctttcttgggaagaatcttcctgAGCACGGTCTTCTTCCCTGGGAAGAATCTTCCTGGGCATGGTCTTCTTCCCTGGGAAGAATCTTCTcgggcataatcttcttctttcttgggaagaatcttcctgGGCACGGTATTCTTGGAAGAATCTTCTCAGGCAcgttcttctttcttgggaagaatcttcccagacACAGTCTTTTTGGGGAAAATCTTTCCGGgcatggtcttctttcttgggaagaatcttcctgGGCATAATCTtcattcttggaaaaatcttcccaggcacggtcttcttgggaaaaatcttcccaggcataatcttcttgtttcgtgggaagaatcttcccagacACAGCCTTCTTGggaaaatcttcccaggcacggtcttctttcttgggaagaatcttcccgaGCACAGtcttcttgggaagaatcttcctgggcatggtcttctttcttgggaagaatctccccaggcacggtcttcttccttgggaagaatcttcctgggcataatcttcttcttccttgggaagaatcttcccagacATGGTCTTCTTGGGAAGAATCTCCCCAGgcatggtcttctttcttgggaaaagtcttcccaggcatggtcttcttccttgggaagaatcttcctgGGCATAATCTTCTtccttgggaagaatcttcctgGGCATAATCTTCTtccttgggaagaatcttcccagacACGGTCTTCTTGGGAAGAATCtccccaggcacggtcttcttttgtttcttctttgttcccccctaaGGGcgcttatttttccccttttatgtttgctggaTTAGCAGGGCCCGCCCCACTCGTTATGGGGCAGTTTCACCCCAggtttctccccccgcccccccgcctccccatcccatcccgtcccctccTGGGTGACAGCGGCCGCACGATtcgggtggggagaggagaactAGAGTCCCACCTGTGGAGCGCGAGCTCGGTGATCTTCGGGAGGGCGCGCAGGGCTGCGTACGCTGCCGGACGCGCGGCGAAGTGAAGGTCGCTCGCGGGACACAAtggcctgggggggtgggggggggtggggggcggtggggggagcagaggacgagcaagctcATCACAccagtggcagaactatcctgccTGCGCAAGAGCCTTCTCCCCACCCGGCCAGGCGCCTTCGCGCGTGTTTGAAGCGTTCCGtggaaggcttggagggccttctgcatgccccccccgccccccccagggaATTTACGGGATGTCTCTTacacccccccaccgccgcctcctcgccCCCATCCCCGCAGGTGCTCTTCTTCGACGCCCCAGAGAACGCtggccccccacccacccccccagggCAGCTAGACCCCCCTGCCAGCACCGGCGGCACCCACCGGCCCCCCCAGGCCAGCCCCGACCCACAGTTCGGcaccgaggtgggggggggggggggggcggggttgGGGGATCCACCGGGGGTCTGGAGGactcggggggtggggggcaagatGGGGGTCAGGAGTGGGGGGACCTGCAGAGGGGAACGGTgtaggggggctgggggggtccctggggggcaggatgggggtcaGGGGAtggtgggggtcctgggggacaggatgggggtcaggggatggggggggtcctgggggacaggATGAGGGTCAGGGGAtggtgggggtcctgggggacaggatgggggtcaggggatggggggggtcctgggggtggcaggatggggggtcctggggggcaggatgggggtcaggggatgggggggggtgttggggagcaggatggggcgtcctttgtggggggggggcaggatggagggtcctgggggggcaggatgggaaTCTGTGGGACCTGAAGACCAGGAGGGTTCtggtggggaggatgggggggatCCTGGTGTGAGGTTGGGGGGGTccagggtgggtggggggggtgagggctgggggcGGTTGGGGCTGGCCATGCctggcggcccccccccccccccccccccccccggtgccagcacgtcccccccgtgtcccagCGCGTGCTGCGGATCCACCTCCTGGAGGCCGAGAACCTGGTGGCCAAAGACAACTTCTTCAAGGGGGTGGTGCGGGGCCGCTCCGACCCCTACACCAAGGTCCGGGTGGCCGGGAGGGTCTTCCGCAGCCGCGTGATCAAGGAGGACCTCAACCCCCGCTGGAACGAGGTCTACGAGGtacccccccgtccccatcctgtccccgtcccatcccatcccacccctaTTCCCATCACCATCCCatatccccatcccattcctattcctgttcccatccccatcccatcccatctcatccctattcccatccccatcctcatccccttccctccccatcccatccctgtccccgtcccatcctATCTGAACCcaatccccatcccatccccatcccatctcatcccatccctatcccatccacATCCCATTcctattcccatccccatctcatccctatccccatccccatcccattcctatTCCTgttctcatccccatcccatcccatctcatccctattcccatcccatccccatcctcatccccttccctccccatcccatccctgtccctgtccccgtcccatcctATCTGAACCCaatccccatcccgtccccatcccatctcatcccatccctatcccatccacATCCCATTcctattcccatccccatctcatccctattcccatccccatccctttcctattcccatccccatccctattcccatccccatcccatccccattccatcccatccccattccatcccatccccatcccatcccatatccccatcctcatcctttccccttcccatcccattcctattcccgtccccatcccatatCCCCGTCCCCACCCCTTCCCATCCACGTGGGCACGgatgtgctgggggcgggggggggggggggatgccatCCTTCCcccaggaggggaaactgaggcaggggggagccaggcgtccgggggggggtggggtggggggggttgtccccACCGGTgacacctctccctgcccaggccaTCGTGGACAACATCCCGGGGCAGGACGTGGAGTTCGAGCTCTTCGACAAGGACATCGATAAGGACGACTTCTTGGgccggtgggtgctgggggggcgggggggggggggggggggcagggggctgtggggggtggctccccttcccccccccccccccccccccagccctcaccaactcccccccccccccccccaggtgcaaGGTGCCGCTGAGGCGGGTGCTGAGCAGCTGCGTCGTGGATGAGGTAGgagagaggggccgggggggggctgcagcggggaggggggggatgacTGCGCCGGGGGGGGTCTCACCCACCCTCCCTGTCCCACCAGTGGCTGCCCCTGGAGGAGGTGAAGTCGGGGCGGCTGCACGTGCGGCTGGAGAGCCTGGACCCCCGCCCCAGCGTCGCCCTCCTCCAGCAGGTAACGGCCCCCGGGACACCAGGGCACGGGGGGCACGGCCGGCCCTGAGCCCCTTCCCATCCCAATCCCGccccaatcccatccccatccatctccatccccgtccccatcccattcctattcccatccccatccaacCCCATCtgatccccatcccatccccgtccttgtccccatcccatcNNNNNNNNNNNNNNNNNNNNNNNNNNNNNNNNNNNNNNNNNNNNNNNNNNNNNNNNNNNNNNNNNNNNNNNNNNNNNNNNNNNNNNNNNNNNNNNNNNNNNNNNNNNNNNNNNNNNNNNNNNNNNNNNNNNNNNNNNNNNNNNNNNNNNNNNNNNNNNNNNNNNNNNNNNNNNNNNNNNNNNNNNNNNNNNNNNNNNNNNCCTGCTGCCTTCGCCAGCCTGGCCGTGCGTGACGTCTCCGTCAAGACCAAGGTACGACGcagtggggggccgggggggccggggggggatgagacgggggtgtgtgtgtgcaggggggggggtgtctctcacCCGCTCTCCCGCCCCCAGACCTGCGCCCCGACGGCCGAGCCCGTGTGGGACGAAGGCTTCTCCTTCCTCATCAAGCGGCCGCACGTGGAGtcgctggagctgcaggtctcgGTCCCATCCCGCTGccggaggcggaggggggggggggtcctcccGTCCCctcacccgggggtggggggggtcccatggcggggtgctgagccccctgTGCCCGCaggtgaaggaggaggggggggcagcccctgggggCCCTcagcctgcccctgccccagctcctggccTCCGAGGGGCTGGCGCTGGACGGATGGTTCCCgctggccgggggggggcccggcaGCCAGATCCTGCTGCGGGCACAGCTGGGGGTGAGTGAGGGgatagtggggggggggggggggggggcgggggcagagaCCCCCTctcatccccccctgcccccccccccaggtgctggTGTCGCAGCAGGCggaggcgggggccggcggcgtgTCCCCGGCTGGGGGGGAcgctgccccccagcccgccGAGGCGCCGGGGGAGGAggagtgtggggctggggggctgcgccAGCGCCTGCCCCCGCCCGATAGGTAGGGCTGGGGGGGTGCGaacccccctccttcccctccccccgggagcatccagccccccccccccccccccctcccgcgtCTGCTCTGGTTGCAAacccccagccagggcagggggggccggggggcagggTGGGAGTCGGGGGGGGTGCGGTGGGGCTGGAGTTTCccgggggggcaggatgggggtctgggggtgtgtgtggggctgggggttgcTGGGGGttcctgggaggcaggaggggggtCCGGGGGGCTCCAGGCTGGGAGTgagccccccctcccctggggagctgggggggagtgATGTGGGAtggggcctggggcggggggggggggctggggggtcctAGAGGCCACGATGGGGCTCAGGGGTGGGGAGGTCCTGGGGGAttgagggtctgggggggggcacaacggggctggggggcaggatgggggtggtcctggggggtggggggtcaggATGGGTGGTCCTGGGGGGTacaatggggctgggggggggggggtcctgggggggcacGATAGCAGGTCCTGGGGAGTacaatggggctggggggggtcctgggggggcaggaggggggtaCGGTAGGGCCAGGGGCCCctggggggcaggatgggtgtctggggggggggggtatgacGGGGCTGGGGATTGCTGGGGGTtcctggggggcaggagggggggtctgggggtggggggggggggtccaatGGGGCCGGGGGGTTCccggggggcaggagaggggtctGGGAGGAGGGGTCCAATGGGGATGGGGGGGTAGgattgggggtcctggggggggtacGGTGGGGCTGTGGCTTcctggggtgcaggatgggggtctggggatgggggggggggggggggtcactgacCCACTgccccccgcagccgcccggAGCCGGTGGAGGGTCCCCTGGGCCGGCTGCAGCTGACGCTCTGGTACCACGGGGCCGAGCACAAGCTGGTGGCCATCGTCCACGCCTGCAGgtgagcccccccgcccccccacccccccccccaaaccccggggtgaggggggggccggggggggggtgggggtcccagccccgacacccccccgcccAAGGAAGCTGAGGCCAGTGTCGAAGGAGCTgcccgacccccccaccccctacatCACCCCCCAGTCCCCTCTGAGCCCGCCCCCCACGGACCCCTCTGAGCCCCCCAGACTCCTTTGAGcatcccccaaccccccccctgagtccccccccaaacccccccagaccACCCTCCCGGACCCCTCTGATCCCCCCAGATCCCCCAAAGCCCACcaaacccccccagacccctctgagccacccccaaaaccccccagatCTCCCACTCGGACACttctgacccccccccagacacccccaaccctcccccaacccccccccagacccctctgAGCCCCCCCCGCCTCAAATTCCCCcagacccccccggacccctctGAGCCCCCTCAAACctcccccagacacccccccgagttccccccaaaccccccagacCTCCCTCCCGGACCCCTCTgatccccccagaccccccccaaagccccccaaacccttctgagCTCCCCAAACCGCCCCTATACCCCCCCGAGTTCCCCTCAAACCcgcccccccagacctccccctcGGATACCTCTGACCCCCCCTGCCCAGACACCCCCaaccctcccccaaccccccccccccgacccctctgacaccccccccaaaaccctccagACCCCCCCCGAGTGCCCCCTAaaaccccccccagacctccccctcGGACACCTCTGaggccccccagacccccccaaaccctccagaCACCCCCGAGTGCCCCCTaaaccccccccagacctccccctcGGAcacctctgacccccccccagacccccccgagtcccccctaaaccccccccagacctccccctcGGAcacctctgacccccccccagacccccccgagtcccccctaaaccccccccagacctccccctcGGACACCtctgaccccccccagacccccccgagtcccccctaaaccccccccagacctccccctcGGACACCtctgaccccccccaaaccccccagacccccccgagtcccccctaaacccccccagacctccccctcGGAcacctctgacccccccccctaaaccccccccaGACCTTCCCCTCAGAcacctctgacccccccccagacccccccgagtccccctaaacccccccccagacctccccctcGGAcacctctgacccccccccccccagacccccccgagtcccccctaaaccccccccccagacctccccctcGGAcacctctgacccccccccccccagacccccccgagtcccccctaaacccccccccagacctccccctcGGACACCTCTgaccacccccaaaccccccagacccccccgagtcccccctaaaccccccccagacctccccctcGGACACCtctgacccccccaaaccccccagacccccccgagtccccctaaacccccccccagacctccccctcGGAcacctctgaccccccccccccagacctcccccttGGAcacctctgaccccccccccccagacccccccgagtcccccctaaaccccccccagacctccccctcGGACACCTCTGACCCTCCCAGACTCCCCCAaacccgccccctccccccccaccagacctccccagacaccccccccaccacccccacgcTGAACCCTGTGTGTCTCCCCCCCCTCCAAAGGAAGCTGAGGCCGGTGTCGAAGGAGCCCCCCGACCCCTACGtgtccctggtgctgctgcccgACCGCAGCCGCGGCTCCAAGAGGAAGACGAGCGTGCAGAGGAAGACCCTCAACCCCGACTTCAacgagaggtgggggggggggggaggtgggggaggtggttgggggtcggggggggtgtCGAGAGCCTGCCCAGCGTGGGCTGCAGCGGGCCGGTGTCCCCCCAGGTTcgagtgggacgtgtccctggaGGAAGCTTCGCGGCGCAAGTTGGAAGCTCACGTCAAATCCAGCCCGTCCTTCATGGCGCGGGAGAAGGAGGcgctggggaaggtggggggggggtctgggggggggggggggtctggggggggtgggtctggtgggggggggtcgggggggggggtcggggggctcAAAGGGGTCCGGGGGCGTGGGGTCTGGGGGGTATGGGCTTTAGGGGGTAGGTCCGGGAGGGGGTCTTGAAGGGGTTTGAGGGGGGCTCAGAGTGgtccgggggggtggggtggttttgggggggggtcagaggggaacgtgtgtgtgtgtgtgtgtgtgtgtgtgtgtgtctggggggggtgttgggggggaggTCCGGGAGGGGCTctgaaggggtttggggggggggggggggtctggggcgggggggctcagAGTGCTCCGGgggggagggtctgggggggtttggggaggggggatgtgtcctggggggggtgggggggtgaggtcCGGGAGGGGCTCTGAAGGTGTTTGAGGGGGGCTCAGAGTGGTCCGGGGTGGGGTTCagaggggaacgggggggggggggggagggtttggggggggggtgtctttggggggggggttggggggggggtgtctttggggggggggttgggggggaggtcCGGGAGGGGCTCTGAAGGGGTTTGAGGGGGGCTCAGACGGGTCTGGCGGGGGGGGGTTCAGAGGGGGACCGGGGGGGTGGTCTGGGtctgggggggttatggggagcAGCTCAGAGGGGTTTGGTGGGGCTCAGGGTGGTCCGGGGTGGTGTctgggggggtggttggggggggcttaaaggggtccgggggggtgtgtgtctgggggggggggctcagaggGGTCTGGAGCGGGGGGGTGCTGAAGGGGTTTGCAGGGGCTCAAAGGGGTCTGGGGGTGGGAGTCTGGGGGGGGTCTAGGAGGGGGtctgagggggtttgggggggcttaAAGGGGTTCgcggggggtttgggggggctcagAGGGGTGCGGGGGAAGGgtgtgggtcgggggggggccCCTCTGAGCCTTTGCTCTCCCCCAGCTCCATCTGGACTTGGCGCAGGTGGATCTGGCCGAGGGGGGGGCCCACTGGTGAGTGGgggccgggttgggggggggggatcgggGACGGGGGGGGTCTCTCACGTCTCGGGGAGCTCCCAGTGggtctctctggggtggggggacttTGTGCCcgtcccctccctctcccccccccccgagacctttcacctctctgcaccccccccccaggtacGACCTGCAGGAGGAGCGGAGCAGCCCCTAGAGCTGgggccccccccggaccccaTCGTGCCTGGGGCAGtaggagggtggggaggggggggacaggcccccccccccccccccgggctcctcccactgcccccccctcgcccccccgcctcGCCACTGACCAAAGacatgcggggggggggggggggggggctccccccctgcacccccgcAGACTGTTACGTACCTCGTGCCTTTCGCCCACCCAGGAGCCCACCCCCCCTCACGCCAGAGCCGGGGGGGCACCGTCCTGggcttgtgccccccccccccccccccccacacacacacacttccccccccccggggagacGCTTTGGTTAGAGCCgctgccaccgccaccgccgTGCCACCGCCGTGCCCCCCCCGCGCTGCCTTCCTGGGGCTGCGTCCCcaggtgtcgtcccccccccccagcgctaATAAAGGAGGGAGGAGACAGCGGCGGCTCCGTgtggtccggggggggggggggcggggggacttGGGGTGTCCCCACCCCCCTCCCGTGTGAGGTGTCACTCCCTCCGTGTGACGTAGGCCCACGGGCATCCCCCATGGGTGCCCCGCGtggggtgtgtccccccccaccccaccccgtgTCCCTACtggggtgtccccctgcccaccccgaGGTGTCCCCATCGCAGTGTCCCTGGTGGGATGCCACCCACGGGGTATGGCCATCATGGTGTCcccaccttggtgtccccatcacggtgtccctggtgggatggcACCCATGGGGGTATGGCCATCATGGTGTCcccaccttggtgtccccatcaCGGTGTCCCTGGTGTGATACCACCCATGGGGTAATGGTCATCATGGTGTCCCCACCATCATGTCCCCATCACGGTGTCCCTGGTGTGATACCACCCATGGGGTATGGTCATCATGGTGTCCCCACCATCATGTTCCCATTGTggtgtccctggtgggatggcACCCACGGGGTATGGCCATCATGGTGTCcccaccttggtgtccccatcacggtgtccctggtgggatggcACCCATGGGGTATGGTCATCATGGTGTCcccaccttggtgtccccatcacggtgtccctggtgggatggcACCCACGGGGTATGGCCATCATGGTGTCcccaccttggtgtccccatcacggtgtccctggtgggatggcACCCACGGGGTATGGCCATCATGGTGTCcccaccttggtgtccccatcacggtgtccctggtgggatggcACCCATGGGGTATGGTCATCATGGTGTCcccaccttggtgtccccatcacggtgtccctggtgggatggcACCCACGGGGTCATGGTCATCATAGTGTCCCCCACCGTGGTGTCCCCATCACggtgtccctggtgggatggcACCCACGGGGTATTGTCATCATGGTGTCCCCATCGCGGTCTCCCTGGTGTGATACCACCCATGGGGTATGGTCATTGTGGTGTCCCCACCGTGGTGTCCCCACCGTGGTGTCCCCATCACAgtgtccctggtgggatggcACCCACGGGGTATGGCCATCATGGTGTCcccaccttggtgtccccatcacggtgtccctggtgggatggcACCCACGGGGTATGGTCATCATGGTGTCcccaccttggtgtccccatcaCGGTGTCCCTGGTGGGATGCTACCCACGGGGTATTGTCATCATGGTGTCCCCATCGCGGTCTCCCTGGTGTGATACCACCCATGGGGTATGGTCATTGTGGTGTCCCCACCGTGGTGTCCCCATCACggtgtccctggtgggatggcACCCATGGGGTATGGTCATCATAGTGTCCCCACCGTGGTGTCCCTGTAGGGGTGCCACCCATGGGCTATGGTCTTTGGGGTGGGCAGATGTCCCTCCACCCAGGTGTTTCCCACTGAGGTGTCCCCCATGGGGTGCTGTCCCAGGATGCTCCCTACTGAGGTGTCCCTGAGGGGGGTCACCATTGGGTTGTCCCCCCATTGGGACATCCCTGGCGGGATGCCCCCCTCAGGGTATGGCCATCGTGGTGTCCCCGTCGAGGTGCTGTTCATGGGATGTGCTCCTTGGGGTGGCCACCCGTGGGACGGCCCTCGTTGGGGTGCCCTCGTCGTGGCGTCCCCACCGAGGTGTCCCCCACGGGGATGCTCCCTATTGTGGTGTCCCCAAGAGGCCACCATCGGGGTGTCCTGCACTGCAGTGTCCCCAGGGGGCGACCGTTGGGGTGTCCCCCGTGGgtgggggtggcactggggtgtCCCCCTTTGGGGTGCCCTCGTCGTGGCGTCCCCACCGAGGTGTCCCCCACGGGGATGCTCCCTATTGGGGTGTCCCCCAtcggggtgtcccccccatgGGAGGCCATCACCGGGCTGTCCCCCGTGGGGGCTGTCCCCCGtggcggtgcccccccccccccacccgtgTCCCTGCTCCGTGCCCATCTATAGCCAAAAAATCCCCCCCGGGAGAAGGGGGCGTGGCCTCttcgctccccgccccgcccccctcATGCATAATGCATGGCCCTAATTAGCGCGCGGTGACGCGGGCGGCGCGCGGCCAATGGGCGGGAGGTGACGCCGGGCGGTAGAAAGCGCCCGCCcgttccttccccccccccccccccccctccccgcccacccccggCCCAGAGCGCGGAGCAGGAACGGGACCGGCCGCCGCCATGGTGGGGAACCGGGAACCGGGAaccggggggaaccggggggcgcgggggatggggatggggtgggggggggggttgggggggagctCGGCGGGCACCGGGCGGTGCCGGTAGCGCAGTCCGGGAGGGGCCGGTGGCCGCTGACCGCCGcgtttctccccccccccccccccgcagtgcgACTTCTCGGAGGAACAGACCGCGGGTGAGTCACCGGGAACGGGACCGGGACaatttccccaccacccccccggcaccccacctccatcacccccggcaccggccccgccgcccccagcgcTTCCTGCGCGGGCGGGGCCTCTCCCGGGGCAAAGTCCCGCCCGGGCGGGGCCGTTcttgccagccccggggggggcgggggggttggtgCGGGACAGGGGGGAACCGAGCtctgggggggcaccgggggatACGGGACCGGGGGCTTGGGGGGtgcgggatcgggatcgggaccggggcggtggcggcggggggggggggggcgggccccGCCTGCGTTATTTGCCCTTATATGGGCATAGCGTGGGGCCGGGCCGCGCATtcctgcgggggggggacggaccgtCCGGGTTCCCtgcgccgcggggggggggggcggagcggcccggacgcctgggtccgccgcggggtggggggggagagaagCAGCATCATCCCGGGGGGCGTTTtgggggggagcagcagcagcagcatcccgcgGGGGGGTTTTgcggggggagcagcagcagcatcatccCGGTGGGGGGGGTGCCCCGACCTCCATCCCGGCCGGCGTCGGGTTCCGCCGGGAAACCGGATCCCGCCCGTTAACGAAACCCGAGCTGGGGCCGgagttgttgggggggggggcgggacacaCAGGTAACGGGGTCCTCGAGGTGcgggggtgccggggcgggggggtgtgtgggatCTCCCCGAGGTGCGGGGTCCGCAGGTGCGGGGTCCCTCGGGATGGGTTCCCTGGGggcggtgtgtgtgggggggggtgtcccggtggTCCCGGCGCCTTGAAGCGGGGGGGGCGTTGCCGGTGCctgatgccggggggggggacacacacaatcCGGCAGAGTTCAAGGAGGCGTTCCAGCTCTTCGACCGCACCGGGGACGGGAAGATCCTGTACAGCCAGTGCGGGGACGTGATGCGGGCGCTGGGGCAGAACCCCACCAACGCCGAGGTCATGAAGGTGCTGGGGCAACCCCAAGAGCGATGGTGAGtgcgtgtctctgtgtgtgtgggtgtgggggggtcaatcctcaccctcacccccccccaagtctccccagacccccccacgGTCCCTCTCCCCGCAGAGATGAACCTGAAGACGCTGAACTTCGAGCAGTTCCTGCCCATGATGCAGACCATCGCCAAGAACAAGGACCAGGGCTGCTTCGAGGACTACGTGGAGGGGCTGCGGGTCTTCGACAAGGAGGGCAACGGCACCGTCATGGGGGCCGAGATCCGCCACGTCCTCGTCACCCTGGGTGAGCGTCACGCTCCCCCTCCCCCGGGGTCCCCAAATCCCCACGAGCCTCagcgacacccccccccagccatccCTGAGGACCCCCAAAGCGCgagcagccccagggacaccACGAGCTCCTGGCCATCATGGTGTCCCCACTGTAGTGTCCCCATCGCggtgtccctggtgggatggcACCCACGGGGTATGGTCATTGCGGTGGCCCCATCGCAgtgtccctggtgggatggcACCCATGGGGTATGGTCA
The window above is part of the Chroicocephalus ridibundus chromosome 24, bChrRid1.1, whole genome shotgun sequence genome. Proteins encoded here:
- the MYL6 gene encoding LOW QUALITY PROTEIN: myosin light polypeptide 6 (The sequence of the model RefSeq protein was modified relative to this genomic sequence to represent the inferred CDS: deleted 1 base in 1 codon) — encoded protein: MCDFSEEQTAEFKEAFQLFDRTGDGKILYSQCGDVMRALGQNPTNAEVMKVLGNPKSDEMNLKTLNFEQFLPMMQTIAKNKDQGCFEDYVEGLRVFDKEGNGTVMGAEIRHVLVTLGEKMTEEEVEQLVAGHEDSNGCINYEELVRMVLSG